The Streptomyces sp. NBC_01244 genome contains a region encoding:
- a CDS encoding 2-dehydropantoate 2-reductase, whose product MRILTVGAGAAGGYFGARLARAGRDVTFLVRPRRAEALRARGLRVSGPGEEFALAPRLVTADALADTYELVLLSVKSTSLEAAVRDLAPAVGPGTAILPLLNGMAHLDHLADRFGDAAVLGGVAKVVTTLNEHGDILRLAPPTVVLTGERDGSPSARVDAVREVLAGAGIDTPEVPDIIGAMWHKWVFIATLASVTSLARGAVGEVTAVPGGTGFGLAVLAEAAAVSAAAGYPVPESELAFIARTLATPESPLTPSMYRDLIAGHPTEVEHVLGDLAARARGLAVPTPLLDLAVLQLRVHQRRVAVGE is encoded by the coding sequence ATGAGGATCCTGACGGTCGGAGCCGGCGCCGCGGGCGGCTACTTCGGCGCGCGCCTCGCCCGGGCCGGCCGGGACGTCACCTTCCTGGTGCGCCCCCGGCGGGCCGAGGCCCTGCGGGCGCGCGGGCTGCGGGTGAGCGGGCCGGGGGAGGAGTTCGCCCTCGCCCCGCGGCTCGTCACCGCCGACGCGCTGGCGGACACGTACGAACTCGTGCTGCTGTCGGTGAAGTCCACCTCCCTCGAAGCGGCCGTCCGGGACCTGGCCCCGGCCGTCGGTCCGGGCACGGCGATCCTGCCCCTGCTCAACGGGATGGCCCACCTCGACCACCTCGCGGACCGGTTCGGGGACGCGGCGGTGCTCGGCGGGGTGGCCAAGGTGGTCACCACCCTGAACGAGCACGGCGACATCCTCCGGCTGGCCCCGCCCACCGTGGTGCTCACCGGCGAACGCGACGGCAGCCCCTCGGCGCGGGTGGACGCCGTGCGCGAGGTGCTGGCCGGGGCGGGGATCGACACCCCCGAAGTGCCCGACATCATCGGCGCCATGTGGCACAAGTGGGTCTTCATCGCCACCCTGGCGTCGGTGACCTCCCTGGCGCGCGGAGCCGTCGGAGAGGTCACCGCAGTGCCCGGCGGGACCGGGTTCGGCCTCGCGGTCCTCGCGGAGGCGGCCGCGGTGTCGGCCGCCGCCGGATACCCGGTACCGGAGTCCGAACTCGCCTTCATCGCGCGGACGCTGGCCACACCGGAGTCGCCGCTGACCCCGTCGATGTACCGGGACCTGATCGCCGGGCATCCGACCGAGGTCGAGCACGTGCTCGGCGACCTGGCCGCCCGGGCCCGCGGCCTCGCCGTCCCCACTCCGCTCCTCGATCTCGCCGTCCTCCAACTGCGGGTGCACCAGCGGAGGGTGGCGGTGGGGGAGTAG
- a CDS encoding NADPH-dependent F420 reductase, with protein MATLALIGSGNVGSTLARLAVDAGLNVVLSNSRGPQTLDALVTELGPRARAATPAEAAAAGDWVVATIPLKNYRELPADALAGKVVLDTLNYYPQRDGVFPALEAEETTTSELVQEHLSGAQVVKTFSNIYFKHLLSLARPAGSPDRSALPLAGEDPAARASATRLLDLLGYDAVDAGTLAESWRFQRDTPVYVLPYAADPAGPGGIPETPGAVADAAAVRTALAKAVRPGGAAG; from the coding sequence ATGGCAACTCTTGCACTCATCGGAAGCGGCAATGTCGGAAGCACCCTCGCGCGGCTCGCCGTGGACGCGGGGCTGAACGTGGTCCTCAGCAACTCCAGGGGACCCCAGACGCTGGACGCCCTGGTCACCGAGCTCGGCCCGCGGGCCCGGGCCGCCACCCCCGCCGAGGCGGCCGCCGCCGGCGACTGGGTCGTGGCCACCATCCCGCTCAAGAACTACCGCGAGCTGCCCGCCGACGCACTGGCGGGCAAGGTCGTGCTCGACACGCTCAACTACTACCCGCAGCGGGACGGGGTCTTCCCCGCACTGGAGGCGGAGGAGACCACCACCAGCGAGCTCGTCCAGGAACACCTGTCCGGGGCACAGGTCGTCAAGACGTTCAGCAACATCTACTTCAAGCACCTGCTCTCCCTCGCCCGCCCGGCCGGCTCCCCGGACCGCTCGGCCCTGCCCCTCGCGGGCGAGGACCCGGCCGCCCGCGCGTCCGCCACCCGCCTCCTCGACCTGCTCGGCTACGACGCGGTCGACGCGGGAACGCTCGCCGAGAGCTGGCGCTTCCAGCGCGACACGCCCGTGTACGTCCTCCCGTACGCCGCGGACCCGGCCGGCCCGGGGGGCATCCCCGAGACCCCGGGGGCCGTCGCCGACGCGGCGGCCGTCCGCACCGCCCTGGCGAAGGCCGTCCGGCCCGGGGGCGCCGCCGGATGA
- a CDS encoding Gfo/Idh/MocA family protein produces MTSAGDAAAEAASGPRPRVGLLGTGPWARRTHAPALAAHPGSEFAGVWGRRPEAAAELAREFGVKVYEDPDALFADCDAVAFALPPDVQAPLAVRAAAAGCHLLLDKPVATTPADARAVADAVAEHRVASVVFLTLRFAEPTAGWVVEQAERTGWFTAAAHWLGAVFPPDGEPSAYADSPWRKAKGGLWDVGPHALSVLIPVLGDVTEVSATRGPADVVQLALRHSSGAASTAVLSLSSPRAAAGVGLELRGTAGVFGLPDWSDVPGAYGRALDALLTSARTGVPDVRGAEFGARLTEILAEAEGQLSE; encoded by the coding sequence TTGACGTCCGCCGGAGATGCCGCCGCAGAGGCCGCTTCCGGTCCCCGCCCCCGGGTCGGGCTGCTGGGCACCGGCCCCTGGGCCCGCCGCACGCACGCCCCCGCCCTCGCCGCGCATCCCGGCTCCGAGTTCGCCGGAGTCTGGGGCCGGCGCCCCGAAGCCGCCGCCGAGCTGGCGCGCGAGTTCGGCGTGAAGGTGTACGAAGACCCCGACGCGCTGTTCGCCGACTGTGACGCCGTGGCCTTCGCGCTCCCGCCCGACGTGCAGGCCCCGCTCGCCGTGCGCGCGGCCGCCGCCGGCTGCCACCTGCTGCTCGACAAACCCGTCGCCACGACCCCGGCCGACGCCCGCGCGGTCGCCGACGCCGTGGCCGAGCACCGGGTCGCCTCCGTCGTCTTCCTCACCCTGCGCTTCGCCGAGCCGACCGCCGGCTGGGTGGTGGAGCAGGCGGAGCGCACGGGCTGGTTCACCGCCGCCGCGCACTGGCTCGGCGCGGTCTTCCCGCCGGACGGCGAGCCCAGCGCCTACGCGGACTCGCCCTGGCGCAAGGCCAAGGGCGGGCTGTGGGACGTGGGCCCGCACGCCCTGTCCGTACTCATCCCGGTCCTCGGTGACGTCACCGAGGTCAGCGCCACCCGCGGCCCCGCCGACGTCGTCCAGCTGGCCCTGCGCCACAGCTCCGGCGCCGCCAGCACCGCCGTGCTCAGCCTCAGCTCCCCGCGCGCGGCCGCCGGGGTGGGACTGGAACTGCGCGGGACCGCCGGCGTCTTCGGCCTGCCGGACTGGAGCGACGTACCGGGGGCCTACGGCCGCGCCCTGGACGCGCTCCTCACCTCGGCCCGCACCGGGGTGCCGGACGTACGGGGGGCCGAGTTCGGAGCCCGGCTGACGGAGATCCTGGCGGAGGCGGAGGGGCAGCTGTCGGAGTAG
- the glnII gene encoding glutamine synthetase — protein MSYKAEYIWIDGTEPTAKLRSKTKILGDGDALPIWGFDGSSTNQAEGHASDRVLQPVFSCPDPIRGGDNVLVLCEVLNIDMTPHESNTRALLRPVAEKFAAQEPIYGIEQEYTFFDGTRPLGFPVNGFPAAQGGYYCGVGSDEIFGRDIVEKHLDHCLAAGLAISGINAEVMPGQWEFQVGPVGPLEVSDQLWIARWLLYRTAEDFNVSATLNPKPVKGDWNGAGAHTNFSTKAMREDYRAIICAAESLGEGSKPLDHVKNYGAGIDERLTGLHETAPWNEYSYGVSDRGASVRIPWQVEKDGKGYIEDRRPNANVDPYVVTRLITDTCCTALEKDGLV, from the coding sequence GTGAGCTACAAGGCTGAGTACATCTGGATCGACGGAACCGAGCCGACTGCGAAGCTGCGCTCGAAGACGAAGATCCTCGGCGACGGCGACGCGCTGCCGATCTGGGGCTTCGACGGATCGAGCACCAACCAGGCCGAGGGCCACGCCTCCGACCGCGTGCTGCAGCCGGTGTTCTCGTGCCCGGACCCGATCCGCGGCGGCGACAACGTCCTCGTCCTGTGCGAGGTCCTGAACATCGACATGACCCCGCACGAGTCGAACACCCGCGCGCTGCTGCGCCCGGTCGCCGAGAAGTTCGCCGCTCAGGAGCCGATCTACGGCATCGAGCAGGAGTACACCTTCTTCGACGGCACCCGCCCGCTCGGCTTCCCGGTCAACGGCTTCCCGGCCGCGCAGGGCGGCTACTACTGCGGTGTCGGCTCGGACGAGATCTTCGGCCGCGACATCGTGGAGAAGCACCTGGACCACTGCCTCGCCGCGGGCCTGGCGATCTCCGGCATCAACGCCGAGGTCATGCCCGGCCAGTGGGAGTTCCAGGTCGGCCCCGTCGGCCCGCTGGAGGTCTCCGACCAGCTGTGGATCGCGCGCTGGCTGCTCTACCGCACCGCCGAGGACTTCAACGTCTCCGCGACGCTGAACCCGAAGCCGGTCAAGGGCGACTGGAACGGCGCGGGCGCGCACACCAACTTCTCCACGAAGGCGATGCGCGAGGACTACCGCGCGATCATCTGCGCGGCCGAGTCCCTGGGCGAGGGCAGCAAGCCGCTGGACCACGTCAAGAACTACGGCGCGGGCATCGACGAGCGCCTGACGGGCCTGCACGAGACGGCCCCGTGGAACGAGTACAGCTACGGCGTCTCGGACCGCGGCGCCTCCGTCCGCATCCCGTGGCAGGTGGAGAAGGACGGCAAGGGCTACATCGAGGACCGCCGCCCGAACGCGAACGTGGACCCGTACGTGGTGACCCGCCTGATCACGGACACCTGCTGCACCGCCCTGGAGAAGGACGGCCTGGTCTGA
- a CDS encoding winged helix-turn-helix domain-containing protein: MANTRSFASAASAATSPLTYPAFPPSPRHRLRAVDRDEVARVVDFLPPGATWLPAPAHTLPSLPGQPPMVGYLVLVPADQQPPVSFAPQSVPTAPAPGATPLTGDALVRIDPAQRTAEVDGEVLDLTYLEFELLAHLVAHPHRVHSRDQLVTTVWGYGHVGDGRTVDVHVARLRRKLGAAHRGAIQTVRRVGYKYAP, encoded by the coding sequence ATGGCGAACACCCGTTCCTTCGCTTCTGCCGCCTCCGCTGCGACCTCTCCCCTGACCTACCCGGCCTTCCCGCCCAGTCCGCGCCACCGCCTGCGGGCCGTGGACCGCGACGAGGTGGCTCGCGTCGTGGACTTCCTGCCGCCCGGCGCCACCTGGCTGCCCGCCCCGGCGCACACCCTGCCCAGCCTGCCCGGCCAGCCTCCGATGGTCGGCTACCTGGTGCTCGTACCGGCCGATCAGCAGCCGCCGGTCTCCTTCGCCCCGCAGTCCGTTCCCACCGCCCCGGCCCCCGGTGCGACGCCCCTCACCGGCGACGCCCTGGTCCGCATCGACCCCGCGCAGCGCACCGCCGAGGTGGACGGCGAGGTCCTGGACCTGACCTACCTGGAGTTCGAGCTGCTGGCCCACCTGGTCGCGCACCCGCACCGGGTGCACAGCCGCGACCAGTTGGTGACCACCGTCTGGGGCTACGGCCACGTCGGCGACGGCCGCACGGTCGACGTCCACGTCGCGCGGCTGCGCCGCAAGCTGGGAGCCGCCCACCGCGGCGCGATCCAGACCGTGCGCCGGGTGGGATACAAGTACGCCCCCTGA
- a CDS encoding serine/threonine-protein kinase, with translation MTIGSGSVLAPLEPQDPRETAGYRLIARIGEGGMGTVYLSHTRGGQPVALKLIRREFGQDPDFRSRFEQEVRAARRVQGYHLVPVLDHDTTGALPWLASEFVPGLSLHDTLNTYGPLPLSAVFQLVGCTARALGSIHAAGVVHRDLKPANLLLGAAGPYVIDFGIARAADSTQLTRTGGVIGTPQYMSPEHALGAEVTPASDLFAVGLIAAVAATGRHPYGTGGATALGVRIANTDRLPPDLNGYPAELRPLLERCLTADPAARIGTDELAALCELFAGRPLNDFDGWLPEPVGQEIARRVRAAQNPPPATVADSGAAAAGVGVGAAGAAAAGGFGPAGTSGAFGGLHAADTAFAPPRPPGPPRPNHPTPAPSTAPVPAPAPKGFRGGLVAACLVLAVCAGAGTVWLLDGDDSKDDAKAPAARQETPDPAGSGSPDPAKASSPPKSSPSASAAPKAAYTVVFQDKPLTLRGPYTGTGTHVDLDAPKIVPKGEIGKDQEMELTYQAWSDAGLTFLTATGKSRGGTPEECEDAAATNTLASTLTGSQLEQGKELEKGAVLCTVTSDGNLAMLRITEVVLDTEKGSLSSMPDYVTTLTLWKKG, from the coding sequence GTGACCATCGGAAGCGGCAGCGTACTTGCCCCACTTGAGCCCCAGGACCCCCGCGAGACCGCCGGCTACCGGCTGATCGCCCGGATCGGCGAGGGCGGCATGGGCACCGTCTACCTCTCGCACACCCGCGGCGGGCAGCCGGTCGCACTGAAGCTGATCCGCCGGGAGTTCGGGCAGGACCCGGACTTCCGCAGCCGGTTCGAACAGGAAGTGCGGGCCGCGCGCCGGGTGCAGGGATACCACCTCGTACCGGTCCTCGACCACGACACCACGGGCGCCCTGCCCTGGCTCGCCTCGGAGTTCGTACCGGGGCTGTCGCTGCACGACACCCTGAACACCTACGGTCCGCTCCCGCTGAGCGCCGTCTTCCAGCTGGTCGGCTGCACGGCGCGAGCCCTCGGCTCCATCCACGCCGCGGGGGTCGTGCACCGCGATCTGAAGCCCGCCAACCTGCTGCTCGGCGCGGCCGGTCCGTACGTCATCGACTTCGGGATCGCCCGGGCCGCCGACAGTACGCAGCTCACCCGCACCGGCGGCGTCATCGGCACTCCGCAGTACATGTCCCCCGAACACGCGCTGGGCGCCGAGGTCACCCCCGCGAGCGACCTGTTCGCGGTCGGGCTCATCGCCGCGGTCGCGGCCACCGGGCGGCATCCGTACGGGACCGGCGGTGCCACGGCCCTCGGCGTGCGGATCGCCAACACCGACCGGCTGCCTCCGGACCTGAACGGCTACCCGGCCGAGCTGCGGCCGCTGCTGGAGCGCTGTCTGACGGCGGATCCGGCGGCGCGGATCGGCACGGACGAGCTCGCCGCGCTGTGCGAACTGTTCGCCGGGCGGCCGCTGAACGATTTCGACGGCTGGCTCCCGGAGCCGGTCGGGCAGGAGATCGCCCGCCGCGTGCGGGCCGCGCAGAATCCGCCGCCGGCGACGGTCGCGGACTCGGGCGCGGCCGCTGCGGGCGTGGGCGTGGGCGCTGCGGGCGCGGCTGCTGCGGGCGGGTTCGGTCCGGCCGGTACGTCCGGCGCCTTCGGCGGGTTGCACGCCGCGGACACCGCGTTCGCGCCGCCCCGGCCCCCGGGGCCGCCGCGGCCGAACCACCCGACGCCCGCGCCGAGTACGGCTCCGGTCCCCGCTCCGGCCCCGAAGGGGTTCCGCGGCGGGCTCGTCGCCGCCTGCCTCGTCCTGGCCGTCTGCGCGGGAGCCGGCACGGTCTGGCTGCTGGACGGGGACGACTCCAAGGACGACGCGAAGGCCCCCGCCGCCCGGCAGGAGACCCCGGACCCGGCCGGGTCCGGATCGCCGGATCCGGCCAAGGCCTCCTCCCCGCCGAAGTCCTCGCCCTCGGCCTCCGCCGCGCCGAAGGCCGCGTACACGGTGGTCTTCCAGGACAAGCCCCTGACGCTGCGCGGGCCCTACACCGGCACCGGAACCCACGTCGACCTGGACGCCCCGAAGATCGTTCCCAAGGGGGAGATCGGCAAGGACCAGGAAATGGAACTCACCTACCAGGCGTGGAGCGACGCGGGACTGACCTTCCTGACGGCCACGGGCAAGAGCCGCGGCGGAACGCCGGAGGAGTGCGAGGACGCCGCCGCCACCAACACCCTGGCCTCCACGCTGACCGGTTCCCAGCTGGAGCAGGGCAAGGAGCTCGAGAAGGGCGCCGTGCTGTGCACGGTGACCAGCGACGGGAACCTGGCGATGCTCCGCATCACCGAGGTCGTGCTCGACACGGAGAAGGGGTCGCTCAGCTCCATGCCCGACTACGTCACCACGCTCACGCTCTGGAAGAAGGGCTGA
- a CDS encoding PepSY-associated TM helix domain-containing protein — MSLDEVGELRAADPDAPETPLAAAAAEPAPARTPGTWAALRPLLLRLHFYAGVLIAPLLLVAATTGLLYAGSWQAERILYADQLTVDRVGASAQPLSAQVGAAADAAPQGTVTAVWPAPEADATTRVIMESPGLAEGETLTVFVDPYTAEVRGQLTTVGDALPLRAWLSEFHASLHLGEFGRNYSELAASWLWVVALGGLALWIGRKRARKAGRAALVAPDRTATGRRKTLSWHGSVGVWIAVGLVGLSATGLTWSRYAGENIGELKDGLGGGTPAVAAKLPGAPASDAGGEHAGHGAAGGTQEAAPAPAAPVDGIGLDGAVAAARAAGVTESLRITLPAQGKGYVLKEQDKQVPVHLDAVSVDPADGRIIDELRFADHPLLAQLTRFGIDLHMGLTFGLANQLALAALAVLVMFMVVWGYRMWWLRRPTKERTLSAGRPQPRGAWRKLPVTLLLPLAAATALVGWFVPMLGISLLVFLAGDLALGFVASKRTAKA, encoded by the coding sequence ATGTCTCTCGACGAGGTCGGGGAACTCCGCGCAGCGGACCCCGACGCCCCCGAAACCCCCCTGGCCGCGGCCGCGGCCGAGCCGGCTCCCGCCCGCACGCCCGGCACCTGGGCCGCCCTGCGGCCGCTGCTCCTGCGCCTGCACTTCTACGCCGGGGTGCTGATCGCCCCGCTCCTGCTCGTCGCCGCCACCACCGGGCTGCTCTACGCCGGCTCCTGGCAGGCCGAGAGGATCCTCTACGCCGACCAGCTGACGGTCGACCGCGTCGGCGCGAGCGCGCAGCCGCTCAGCGCACAGGTCGGCGCGGCCGCCGACGCCGCGCCCCAGGGCACGGTGACGGCCGTATGGCCCGCGCCCGAGGCGGATGCCACCACCCGGGTGATCATGGAGAGCCCGGGACTCGCCGAGGGCGAGACCCTCACCGTGTTCGTCGATCCGTATACGGCCGAGGTCCGCGGGCAGCTCACCACCGTCGGGGACGCCCTGCCCCTGCGGGCCTGGCTGAGCGAGTTCCACGCCAGCCTCCACCTGGGCGAGTTCGGCCGGAACTACAGCGAGCTCGCCGCGAGCTGGCTGTGGGTGGTCGCGCTCGGCGGGCTCGCGCTGTGGATCGGCCGCAAGCGCGCCCGTAAGGCCGGCCGTGCCGCGCTCGTAGCGCCCGACCGCACGGCGACCGGCCGCCGCAAGACCCTGTCCTGGCACGGCTCCGTCGGCGTGTGGATCGCCGTCGGCCTCGTCGGTCTCTCCGCCACCGGCCTGACCTGGTCGAGGTACGCCGGCGAGAACATCGGGGAACTCAAGGACGGCCTCGGCGGGGGCACCCCGGCCGTGGCAGCCAAGCTCCCCGGCGCCCCGGCCTCCGACGCGGGCGGTGAGCACGCCGGGCACGGCGCGGCCGGCGGAACCCAGGAGGCGGCGCCCGCCCCGGCGGCGCCGGTCGATGGCATCGGCCTCGACGGAGCGGTGGCGGCGGCCCGGGCCGCCGGAGTCACCGAGTCGCTGCGGATCACCCTGCCCGCCCAGGGCAAGGGGTACGTGCTCAAGGAGCAGGACAAGCAGGTTCCGGTGCACCTGGACGCGGTCTCCGTGGACCCCGCCGACGGCCGGATCATCGACGAACTCCGCTTCGCCGACCACCCGCTGCTCGCCCAGCTGACCCGCTTCGGGATCGACCTGCACATGGGCCTGACCTTCGGGCTCGCCAACCAGCTGGCGCTGGCCGCGCTGGCGGTCCTGGTGATGTTCATGGTCGTCTGGGGCTACCGCATGTGGTGGCTGCGCCGCCCGACCAAGGAGCGCACCCTCTCGGCAGGCCGCCCCCAGCCGCGCGGAGCGTGGCGGAAGCTGCCGGTGACGCTGCTGCTGCCGCTGGCCGCCGCGACGGCCCTCGTGGGCTGGTTCGTACCGATGCTGGGCATCAGCCTGCTGGTGTTCCTGGCGGGGGACCTGGCGCTGGGCTTCGTCGCGTCAAAGCGCACCGCGAAGGCCTAG
- a CDS encoding rhomboid-like protein, with the protein MSPLPLAVPMSAVYTGTVQLGAYALERLDPAARERLLRRCSTNAHNLDAGRWETLPASALLVEEPMPLPYALLLVAVLGYAEYAYGAWWTATAFLFGHVTATLLVYGVLRRTAGSRTRRAVDVGTSYGFNTVLGALTSALPRGPVRTTARVGLLALAVRPVLRRERTFTDAGHLVALGLGLGVSLAADYLSGAKSPKIVGMTRVTQRASSRSVHFSDHSIL; encoded by the coding sequence ATGAGCCCCCTGCCGCTGGCGGTCCCGATGAGCGCGGTCTACACGGGCACGGTCCAGCTCGGGGCGTACGCCCTGGAGCGGCTGGATCCGGCGGCGCGGGAGCGGCTGCTGCGCCGCTGCTCCACGAACGCCCACAACCTGGACGCCGGCCGCTGGGAGACCCTGCCGGCCAGCGCCCTCCTCGTCGAGGAGCCGATGCCGCTGCCGTACGCGCTCCTGCTGGTGGCGGTCCTCGGGTACGCCGAGTACGCCTACGGGGCCTGGTGGACGGCGACGGCCTTCCTGTTCGGGCACGTCACGGCCACCCTCCTGGTCTACGGGGTGCTCCGCCGGACGGCCGGCTCCCGGACCCGGCGGGCGGTGGACGTGGGTACCAGCTACGGGTTCAACACCGTGCTCGGGGCGCTGACCTCGGCGCTCCCGCGCGGGCCGGTGCGCACCACCGCCCGGGTCGGGCTGCTGGCCCTCGCCGTCCGACCGGTACTGCGGCGGGAGCGGACCTTCACCGACGCCGGGCACCTGGTGGCCCTGGGCCTCGGTCTCGGCGTCTCACTGGCCGCCGATTACCTTTCCGGAGCGAAATCTCCGAAAATCGTAGGGATGACACGCGTCACCCAACGCGCTTCGTCCCGATCCGTCCACTTCTCCGATCATTCGATTCTCTGA
- a CDS encoding tyrosine-protein phosphatase codes for MTATPATTVANLRDLGGTPLAGGRRVRPGLALRSGQLDRLDLDVDRAVAALGIGTVIDFRSGAERGDHPDRIPAGARLLIADALADKMAGDSTGNGGPGKIPAAQLKDLLSDPVVAEEHLGGGKAQALFAGIYRSLVSSASAQAAYRLLLTELADPRSGPLLFHCTAGKDRTGWGATVVLSLLGADAETLMSEYLSVNPAVRIAFAPMIEGFTAAGGDPDIALALIGVFPSYLEAALDEVNTRYGSMEKYVREGLGVPDETVEALRARLVV; via the coding sequence ATGACCGCCACCCCCGCCACCACCGTCGCCAACCTCCGGGACCTCGGCGGTACCCCGCTCGCCGGCGGCCGCCGCGTCCGCCCGGGCCTGGCGCTGCGCTCCGGGCAGCTCGACCGACTCGACCTCGACGTCGACCGGGCGGTGGCCGCGCTGGGCATCGGCACCGTCATCGATTTCCGCTCCGGCGCCGAGCGCGGCGATCACCCCGACCGGATACCGGCCGGCGCCCGGCTGCTCATAGCCGACGCCCTGGCCGACAAGATGGCGGGAGACAGCACGGGCAACGGCGGCCCGGGGAAGATTCCCGCGGCCCAGCTCAAGGACCTGCTGTCCGACCCGGTGGTGGCCGAGGAGCACCTCGGCGGCGGCAAGGCGCAGGCCCTGTTCGCCGGCATCTACCGCTCCCTGGTGAGCTCCGCCTCCGCGCAGGCCGCGTACCGGCTGCTGCTCACCGAGCTCGCCGACCCGCGGTCCGGGCCGCTGCTCTTCCACTGCACGGCGGGCAAGGACCGTACGGGCTGGGGTGCGACCGTGGTCCTGTCCCTGCTCGGCGCCGACGCCGAGACGCTGATGAGCGAGTACCTGTCGGTCAATCCGGCGGTGCGGATCGCCTTCGCCCCGATGATCGAGGGCTTCACGGCGGCCGGCGGCGACCCGGACATCGCGCTGGCGCTGATCGGCGTCTTCCCCTCCTACCTGGAGGCCGCGCTGGACGAGGTGAACACGCGCTACGGCTCGATGGAGAAGTACGTGCGCGAGGGCCTCGGCGTCCCCGACGAAACGGTCGAGGCGCTGCGCGCCCGCCTCGTCGTCTGA
- a CDS encoding metal-dependent hydrolase, protein MSNTPPASPAPVASEHIELKARNVSFSWEDTPLHWLPGDPFANHTINVLHLLLPAGERWFVHVYKQVLPYITDERLREDVVGFIGQEAMHASAHDDVLPHLKRLGLDPTPYTAQIDWLFEKLLGDRTLPPGAPRKWWLMERVAMIAAIEHYTAFLGNWVLNADELDRRGADPVMLDLLRWHGAEEVEHRSVAFDLFMHLDGNYRRRARTWATAFTALVFLWQRGSRYFMEHDPGLPPGSKASVGQFYRSGRKGTLPSTGAMLKSIPTYLSRTYHPSQEGSTAQAVAYLASSPGANGGARG, encoded by the coding sequence ATGTCTAATACGCCGCCCGCGTCGCCCGCCCCCGTGGCGTCCGAACACATAGAGCTGAAGGCCCGCAACGTGTCCTTCTCCTGGGAGGACACCCCGCTCCACTGGCTGCCCGGCGATCCCTTCGCCAACCACACCATCAACGTGCTGCACCTGCTGCTCCCGGCGGGCGAGCGCTGGTTCGTGCACGTCTACAAGCAGGTGCTGCCGTACATCACGGACGAGCGGCTGCGCGAGGACGTCGTCGGGTTCATCGGCCAGGAGGCCATGCACGCGAGCGCGCACGACGACGTGCTCCCCCACCTCAAGCGGCTGGGTCTGGACCCGACGCCCTACACGGCGCAGATCGACTGGCTCTTCGAGAAGCTGCTCGGCGACCGGACGCTGCCGCCGGGCGCACCCCGCAAGTGGTGGCTGATGGAGCGCGTGGCGATGATCGCCGCGATCGAGCACTACACGGCCTTCCTGGGCAACTGGGTGCTCAACGCCGACGAGCTGGACCGGCGCGGCGCGGACCCGGTGATGCTGGACCTGCTGCGCTGGCACGGCGCGGAGGAGGTCGAGCACCGGTCGGTGGCCTTCGACCTGTTCATGCACCTGGACGGCAACTACCGGCGCCGGGCGCGCACCTGGGCCACGGCCTTCACCGCGCTGGTCTTCCTGTGGCAGCGCGGATCGCGCTACTTCATGGAGCACGATCCCGGACTCCCGCCCGGGTCCAAGGCCTCGGTGGGCCAGTTCTACCGCTCGGGCCGCAAGGGGACCCTTCCGTCCACGGGCGCGATGCTGAAGTCGATCCCGACCTACCTCTCGCGCACCTACCACCCCTCGCAGGAGGGGTCCACGGCGCAGGCCGTCGCCTACCTTGCCTCCTCCCCCGGCGCGAACGGCGGTGCCCGCGGATGA